The nucleotide sequence AAGAGCTGAAGAGCTTTTGTGGAGACCTGAATATTGATCTGGATTTAAGCAGGCCGGTTTCTCAGCTTGAGAAGGTTCATCAGCATCTGATTGAGTTTCTAAGAGCCATATATTTTAAACCCTCAATTCTGATTCTGGATGAAATTTCCACAAGATTCACCCCCCGTGAGATGGATCTGATTTACAGACAGGTTCTGGAGATGAAAAAGAAAGGGCTGGGAGTTATCTATATTTCTCATGATATGGATGAGGTCATGGAATTTGCCGACAGGGTGACAATTTTAAAGGATGGTCTGTGCAGAAAAACTGAGACTATTGCTAACCTGGATAAGATGCAGCTCTACTATATGACCTATTCCAGGGAGCTTTCCCGTAAGGAACTCCGGCAGGCAAATCTGGAACTCTATAAATTCAAAAAATATAATGAAGCGGTTATCCGGAATATCCCTGTGGGAGCCGTTATTCTGGATAAGGATTTAAGAATCTATCAGGTTAATGAAATTGCCGACTCTCTCCTGCATTTTGAGAATAATCAGGAGCCCGATCTTGATCGGATTCTGAAGAATCTAAAGCCGGAAGATGCTAAGAGTCTCCGTCTTGCAGTTGAAGAGAGAAGAAGGCTTCACCTTGAGCATGTCAGTTATAGCAATGGTTGTATTTATAATTTTCTATGTGCACCGTTCAGTGGTGATGATGAAGAGAGCGGTGGTACAATCATTCTTATTGATGATAAGACAGAGGCTTTGAAGCTCCAGGAATACATACGGAGGACTGAGCAGATATCATCTATTGCAGAACTGGCAGCCGGTGTCGCCCATGAAATCAATAACCCACTTAATATTATTCTAAACTATATGGATCTTCTCTCCATGGCAATTGAGGATGAACCTTCAGTAAGCAGGCTTAGTAAGATAGAGAGGGAGATCCAGAGGATCACTGAAATTACAGGCGGTTTGCTCTCTTTCTCAAAAGTGAAAGATACTGAAATGGTAGAACTAGATTTGAGAAAGGCTGTGGAAGAAGCCTTACTTCTTTTGAAGTACCGCATAGAATCTAATGGTGTCAAAGTTGAATTGGACCTGCCGGAAGAACCTGTCTGTATTCATGGGAATCTGAATAAACTGGAACAGGTCTTTATTAATCTGATTATGAACAGTCTTGATGTTCTACAACGGGGTGGAGAGATCAGAATCAATATTGTTAGAAATACCAGGTCGGTTTCAGCTACAGTTTCTGATAATGGTCCAGGAATTGAAAAGACCGTAGTTGAGCAGATTTTCAATCCTTTCTTTACTACAAAACTGGAAGATAAAAACTCAGGGTTGGGGCTTTCGGTTTCTCTGCATATTATGTCGGAGCATAAGGGGACAATTGAATATCTCAGGGAAGAGGAGGGGGCTGCATTTCTGTTGGATTTTCCAATATAAACCAGTGTCAGCGGTTCTTTCTCAGGACGAGTATTCTTCTGAAATCCACTTATCCCGGCCTTTGTTTTTTGCTGAGTAGAGGGACTTATCAACACATTTGAGAAAGTCAATTGCATTCAGGTTTTTGTTCGGTGATACACAGCTGACTCCAAGACTGAGTGTAAGAAATCCTCCCCGGCCGGATCCTTTATGCGGGATTTTTTCATTCCTGACGGACTGTAAAAGATTCTCAGCCAGAGCTTCGGCCCCTGCCAGGTCAGTTTGGGGTAGAAGAGCAATGAATTCTTCTCCTCCATACCTGGCAACCCGGTCTATAGATCTATGAAAGGCTTTATTGAAAATAGAAGCGACATCTTCAAGGCATGAGTCTCCCTTGATATGTCCATAGTTGTCGTTGAATAGCTTAAATTCATCAATATCACCCATAATTATGGCCAGCGAGTTTTTATTTCTGAGGGCTCTGCTCCACTCCTCTTCCAGGAAAATATCAAAGAAGCGTCTGTTGTAGAGACCTGTAAGACCGTCTCTGCTGGATAGTATTTTCAACTGTTCATTCTTTTCTTCCAGTTCCTGCTGTAACTCCTCAAGCTCAGATATAGTTCCATTCAGTTCTTCTGTTTTTCTGAGTAATTCCTGCTGCTGTGTATGAAATGTTCTGAATACATTGATCTTGCTTTTAAGTATCTGTGTTGCCAATGGTTTAACAAGGAAGTCCACAGCCCCGGCATCATAGCCTTTGAATAACTGGTCTTCATCCCTGTTATTTGCGGTTATGAAAATTATGGGAATGTTCTTAGTCCGGCTGTTTCCCCTCAGGAGCTCGGCTGTTTCATAACCGTTCATCCCGGGCATCTGAACATCCATAAGGATCAGAAAAAAATCATTGTCCAGCGTCTTTTCCAATGCCTTCTGACCGGATAGAGCGGTTACAATTTCCATCTCCTCATCCTCAAGAAGAAGTTCCAGGGAGTAAAGGTTTTCTTTAATATCATCTACAATCAGTATTTTAATTTTATCCATTTAATTCTCTTTTATAATTATATTTAAATAGTCTGCAATTTCATCGAGGGGCAGTATTTTATCTACCTTACAGTTCTCAATAACTGAAAGCGGCATGGCTGAAGCTTCTGCTGAATCGGGATCCTCCACGATTACGGATCCGCCGAACTTGATAATTTTAATGGCACCCATAGTACCGTCATTGTTTGCTCCTGTTAGAATAAGGCCCAGAAGCTTGTCACTGTATGCTTCTGCTGCACTTTCAAAGAGTACATCTATAGAAGGCCTGGAATAGTTCACCTTAGGATCAACAGACAGGCTCAGGGTTTTGTCTCTTTCTATGAGGAGATGATAATTCGGGGCAGCAAGATAGACTGTTCCGGGTTCAAGTTTTTCTTTTTCATCCCCTTCTTTAATTGTAAGCTTTGATATTCTGTCCAGGAGTGAAGCTGTGAAATTGGATCCATCGGGACTCATATGCTGTACAATAATTATGGGTGCAGGGAAATCTGAATCCAGGGCCGGTAGAATCCTGGTGAGTGCATTCAGACCTCCTGCAGATGTTCCGATAACTAAAGCATTGAAACGGCTCATCTTCTTTTCCTGTATATTTTTTCCTGCTGAGAGATAATTTCAAAATCATCTTCCACCGCAGAAAATTTCAATGACTCCTTGCTTCCAAGGCATAAAAAACCACCAGGAATAAGGCTGTCATGAAAGAGTTTTAATACTTTATTCTGTAGTTCTTTGTTAAAGTAGATCAGTACATTACGGCAGAAAACCATATTCATTTCACCAAATACTCCATCTGTCACCAGATTGTGGAAAGAGAAGAGAATGTTGTCCTTCAGGCTTTTTTTAATAAGGGCTGAATCGTAATGAGCAGTGTAGTATTCTGAAAAAGAATTCCTGCCTCCAGCTTTCTGGTAGTTTTCTGTATACTTTCTGATCTCTTCAATCGGGTAAATTCCTTCTTTTGCTCTCTGAAGAATCTTTTCATTAAAATCTGTTGCATAGATCTGGGAACGGTCAAGCAGGTTCTCCTCTTCCAGGAGTATCGCATTAGAGTAGACCTCCTGTCCGGCAGAACAACCGGCATGCCATATCTTAATAAAAGGGTAGGTTGAGAGGTAGGGGATGACCCGTTGTCTCAATTCAAGATAGAAGGTAGGGTCCCGGTACATTTCTGTAACGTTTATAGATAAGTCGAGAAGTATCTGTTTGAAAAACTCTTCATCATAAATAATTCTATGGAGAATCTGAGTAAAATTCTGCATTCCTGCAGCAGAGAGGCGATGGCTTAATCTCCGTTTGATATGCGCACCGGAATACTCACGGAAATCGAAACCGTATTTTCTAAAAATTCCTTCCAGAAGCAGTTCCAGCTCCAGGTATTCATTGTCTACAGCATTTTTCGATTCAATCATTTATATAACCAGACCCTCAGCATGGAAAGAAGCTTATCTGTTTCAACAGGTTTTGCCAGATAGTCGCTGGCTCCGGCTTCAATACATTTATTTCTATCGCCCTTCATGGCTTTCGCTGTTAAAGCGATGATAGGAAGTTTCCTGAACTGAATATTTTTCCTTATTTGTCTCATCGCCTCATAGCCGTCCATATTCGGCATCATTATATCCATGAGTACAAGATCAATCCCGGGTTCTGAATTCACTTTCTCGACAGCTTCAGCACCATCTCTGGCAACAACAATATTTACCTGTTTTTCTTCAAGGATACTGGTGAGAGCAAAGACATTCCGCATATCATCATCCACCAGAAGAATTTTTCTGTTTTCCAGTACCGATTCACTGCTGTGAATATCCTTGAGGAGTTTGCGTTTCTCTTCCGGTAGTTTTGACTCTACTCTATGGAGGAAGAGGGATGTCTCATCCAGCAGCCTTTCCGGTGATTTCACACCTTTGATTATTATACTTTCAGCATATTTTTTGAGAGATTCCTCATCCTTCTTGCTCAGGTCTCTCCCTGTGTAGATTATTATGGGAATACGGGAACAGCCCGGATCGTTGTTGATTTTTTCCAGAAGATCGAATCCCGACATATCTTTCAGCCCCAGATCCAGGATCATGCAGTCATAGCAGCTGCTGTGAAGTGCCTCAAATGCTTCGGCTCCTGTAGACACATCATGAATTTCTACATCGTCATTTCCGATAAGTTCCCGAATGCTGTCCCGTTGAACATCATCGTCCTCGACTACCAGTAATGTGCTGATATGAGCATCCGTGAATCGATCTATTTTACATAGTGCTGATTCTACATCACTGATGGACACAGGTTTCGTCAGATAACCGATGGCTCCCATACGCATGGCCTGAAGATTGTCATCATTCCCGGACATGAAATGAACCGGGATATGTCTTAGTTCGGAGTTCTCTTTCAGGCGTTCCATCACAGTCCAACCGTCAATACCGGGCAGACCTATATCCAGGATAATGGCGTTGGGTTTGTAATAATCTGCAAAATGAAGACCTGTTTCTCCGTCAGAAGCAATAAGTGTCTTAAAGCCTTTCTCTTTTACCAGGTCGGATAAAACGGTGACAAAATTTGGATCATCTTCAATGATCAGAATTGTCTTGTCTTCTTCAGAGAGGTTGTGCCTGTCATCATTGATATCAGAATCTTCAAATACCAGAGTCTCCTTTTCCGGTTTCGGTAAAGGTAATTGATCAGTTTTTGACTTTATGGCTTTTGTCTCTGATTCATTTTCCATTTCCAGATAGGGGAGGGTTAACATAAAAGTACTTCCCCTGCCTTCCTCGCTTTCCAGCTGCAGTTCTCCGCCAAGAAGTTTTGAAAGTTCTCTGGATATTGAAAGGCCCAGCCCCGTCCCGCCGTATTTACGGATGGTACTTCCATCGGCCTGCTGAAATGCTTCAAAAATTGCGGCCTGTTTTTCTTCGGGAATACCTATCCCTGTATCGGTGACTCTGATTTGGAAATATTCACCCCGTTTTTTACCTTTCCAGCTCTTTTCAGGGAGTACTATATCCATAGATACAGAGCCGGTTTCGGTGAATTTTATAGAATTTGTCAGCAGGTTTCGGATGACCTGCTGCAGCCTGTGCCCGTCAGTCCTGATGGCTTCCCGGACATCGGAACTTCTGTTGAGATTCAACTCCAGCCCTTTTTCTGATGCAGATTCAGTGAATACACGTTTCAAGTCTTCAATGATACTGCTGAAGCTGACTGTTTCGATGTTCAATTCCACCTTCCCTGCTTCCACCTTGGAAAGATCGAGAATGTCGTTGATTAATTTAAGGAGGTCCGATCCGGATGCATGAATTGCCGATGCGGACTTAACCTGTTTTTCGGTCAGATTTTCACCGCTGTTGTTTGAAAGCAGTTGAGCCAATATGAGTATGGAGTTCAGAGGGGTTCTAAGCTCATGGGACATGTTAGCAAGAAATTCTGATTTATATCGGCTGGCCTGTTCAAGGTCACTGGCCTTCTTTTCAATGTCTTTTTGCGCCCTGATGAGATCATCATTTGTTTCCCGGATAGAGTCCCTTTGTTCCTGGATGGCCTGGGTTCTCTCTTCCAGTTCTTCATTGGTCACACGCAGTTCTTCCTGCTGTGCCTGAAGCTCTGCTTCAGACTCCTGGAGAGCTCTGGTCTGATCTCCCAGCTCTTCATTTATTTTCTTCAATTCTTCCTGCTGCTGCTGAGAGCTGAGAAGAAGTTGACTGATTGTATCTCTTGATTTTGCCGCATTAAATAGAACCGCTGCATTATCCACATTGGCGGAAATAAACTCTTTCTGATCCTCATTGAAGGGTGTAAAAGATCCGATCAGAAAGGCTGCAATTAGTTCGTCTTTAAAAACCAGAGATCCGGTCATAAAATGTTCCGGCTGCTGTTCATCGGCGCCATAGTTGTATGCGGGAGCCTCTTCAAGTTTTGAGAAATAGAGCACTTCTTTTTCCATGGCTGCCTGGCCGATAAATCCTTCTCCAAGTTTTATACGGTTGAAGTTCCCGGCTCTGTCAGTAAAGGCATAGGAGGCAACCAGTTCAAGAGTTTCCTGTTCATCAAATAGATAAATGGCACCCAGCTGGGCATCCATATGCCTGGTGAGAAAAGAAATAAATTTGCTGGAGAGGTCTTTTATATCGAAATCACCCCGAAGCTCATCATCAAGTCCCTGCTTTCCCTCCTGCAGCCAATTCTGAACCTGCAGGCTGTGAGCCATTGTATCCAGTGCGGTTGCCAGTTCTCCAAGTTCATCATGCCTTTTAAGATTTAATGCTATATTCTCCAGGTTGCCAGACGCGATATTTCTCGCTACTGAAATACCCTGTACCAGGGGTATCGTAATATTGCGGGAAAGAATGAAGGCAATCAAAATGCTGAAAAGTACGGAGAAAATCAAACTTGTCTGGATTGCTCTTTGTGTGTTTTCCGTTGCTCTGGCAATAGATGTCTGTACACCATCTCTGACTATGCGTACCTGAGCCATCACGAGGGAAGCTACTCTGCGTTGATTGTATTGCATCATCCAACGTTCAGAAGTCTTTTCATGAAAGCTTTCAATCTGAATTCTGTATTCTTTAAGGGAGGCAGAAATCTCTATTATATCTCTTTTGGATTTTATATCTCCCTCAGACAGTTCAAGGTTTTTTAGTTTTTCAAGAAGACCATCCAGTTTTAATAACCAGTTTTTGACTGTGGATTCTCTACTGTCATCTGTTGTTTCCACAACATAGTTGAGAGCATCAGTTCTGAATTCATTCATAGAACTCAGAATCATATATAAATCATCAATGGTATTTGATATCTGTTTTCTTTCTCTCTGTAAGACCGCAGAATCTGCTTGTGTTCTGAGTGATGCCAGCAGTGAATCCAGCTGGATTATTATTTTCAAGGCTGCATTATTTCTGCTTTTCTGAGCTTCAATTTTAAGATGCTCCACTTTTCTGAATGAGGAGATTAGCTCACGATACTCGTCCATCAGTGAAACAAGCACTTCAGTGTTATTCCTGTTTGTTTCAACAAGCATCATTGATTCTGCCATCTTTGACAGTTCCAGAACCTTGTCGGCAGATTCTATTGCGGAATCATGAAAGCTGTCATCTTCATAGATAATATATCTGAGGGATGCAGCCTGGGCCTGTTCTGCGTACTCGGTAAGTTCATCAATAATGACACCTATTGTATTCTGATAGTTTATCTCCGAGATGCCTCTAAATCCTGTAATCCCTGCAAAGCCTGCAAGGAGAAGAATTCCTATAAATCCGGCCAGGAGTTTTGTCTGAACGGTGAAAAATTTTCTATTCATTCATTCCTCAATAAGTAAGTGTGAGTTATTACCTATTGTAACGGATCATTGGATTATAATGACATTGTTCTTCAGTATATTTTCAGTAATAAGGAACTATTTTTAGTGCAATATGTCAGCTGATCTTTGGCTGGTTCTTTGTTTTGGGTTTCTTGGGCTTTTTTGCCTTAAATGGCCGAAGATCAAGTTCTGATTCGGGTAGAGGTGGATCAGGTTCAAATTCGGGAATTATAATCCGGTCAATGACCTGCTTTGTAAGCCTTTCAATATCTCTCAGTTTCTGGAAATCTTCGGTCTCCACAAAGGATATTGCCAGGCCGGCAGCACTGGCTCTTCCGGTTCTTCCTATTCTGTGAATATAGTCTTCTTTCAGATGGGGCATAT is from Oceanispirochaeta sp. M1 and encodes:
- a CDS encoding ATP-binding cassette domain-containing protein; its protein translation is METLLQLKDIHHSYGAKKALTGVDFQLQRGEFHALVGDHRAGKSTLIRLLCGALRCRRGDIILPSGTYSSLTPRKAFSEGIAVVFQEESLVPSLNAVDNIFSGHFRLFPGGVIRYRQHVEELKSFCGDLNIDLDLSRPVSQLEKVHQHLIEFLRAIYFKPSILILDEISTRFTPREMDLIYRQVLEMKKKGLGVIYISHDMDEVMEFADRVTILKDGLCRKTETIANLDKMQLYYMTYSRELSRKELRQANLELYKFKKYNEAVIRNIPVGAVILDKDLRIYQVNEIADSLLHFENNQEPDLDRILKNLKPEDAKSLRLAVEERRRLHLEHVSYSNGCIYNFLCAPFSGDDEESGGTIILIDDKTEALKLQEYIRRTEQISSIAELAAGVAHEINNPLNIILNYMDLLSMAIEDEPSVSRLSKIEREIQRITEITGGLLSFSKVKDTEMVELDLRKAVEEALLLLKYRIESNGVKVELDLPEEPVCIHGNLNKLEQVFINLIMNSLDVLQRGGEIRINIVRNTRSVSATVSDNGPGIEKTVVEQIFNPFFTTKLEDKNSGLGLSVSLHIMSEHKGTIEYLREEEGAAFLLDFPI
- a CDS encoding protein-glutamate O-methyltransferase CheR, whose translation is MIESKNAVDNEYLELELLLEGIFRKYGFDFREYSGAHIKRRLSHRLSAAGMQNFTQILHRIIYDEEFFKQILLDLSINVTEMYRDPTFYLELRQRVIPYLSTYPFIKIWHAGCSAGQEVYSNAILLEEENLLDRSQIYATDFNEKILQRAKEGIYPIEEIRKYTENYQKAGGRNSFSEYYTAHYDSALIKKSLKDNILFSFHNLVTDGVFGEMNMVFCRNVLIYFNKELQNKVLKLFHDSLIPGGFLCLGSKESLKFSAVEDDFEIISQQEKIYRKRR
- a CDS encoding response regulator; protein product: MNRKFFTVQTKLLAGFIGILLLAGFAGITGFRGISEINYQNTIGVIIDELTEYAEQAQAASLRYIIYEDDSFHDSAIESADKVLELSKMAESMMLVETNRNNTEVLVSLMDEYRELISSFRKVEHLKIEAQKSRNNAALKIIIQLDSLLASLRTQADSAVLQRERKQISNTIDDLYMILSSMNEFRTDALNYVVETTDDSRESTVKNWLLKLDGLLEKLKNLELSEGDIKSKRDIIEISASLKEYRIQIESFHEKTSERWMMQYNQRRVASLVMAQVRIVRDGVQTSIARATENTQRAIQTSLIFSVLFSILIAFILSRNITIPLVQGISVARNIASGNLENIALNLKRHDELGELATALDTMAHSLQVQNWLQEGKQGLDDELRGDFDIKDLSSKFISFLTRHMDAQLGAIYLFDEQETLELVASYAFTDRAGNFNRIKLGEGFIGQAAMEKEVLYFSKLEEAPAYNYGADEQQPEHFMTGSLVFKDELIAAFLIGSFTPFNEDQKEFISANVDNAAVLFNAAKSRDTISQLLLSSQQQQEELKKINEELGDQTRALQESEAELQAQQEELRVTNEELEERTQAIQEQRDSIRETNDDLIRAQKDIEKKASDLEQASRYKSEFLANMSHELRTPLNSILILAQLLSNNSGENLTEKQVKSASAIHASGSDLLKLINDILDLSKVEAGKVELNIETVSFSSIIEDLKRVFTESASEKGLELNLNRSSDVREAIRTDGHRLQQVIRNLLTNSIKFTETGSVSMDIVLPEKSWKGKKRGEYFQIRVTDTGIGIPEEKQAAIFEAFQQADGSTIRKYGGTGLGLSISRELSKLLGGELQLESEEGRGSTFMLTLPYLEMENESETKAIKSKTDQLPLPKPEKETLVFEDSDINDDRHNLSEEDKTILIIEDDPNFVTVLSDLVKEKGFKTLIASDGETGLHFADYYKPNAIILDIGLPGIDGWTVMERLKENSELRHIPVHFMSGNDDNLQAMRMGAIGYLTKPVSISDVESALCKIDRFTDAHISTLLVVEDDDVQRDSIRELIGNDDVEIHDVSTGAEAFEALHSSCYDCMILDLGLKDMSGFDLLEKINNDPGCSRIPIIIYTGRDLSKKDEESLKKYAESIIIKGVKSPERLLDETSLFLHRVESKLPEEKRKLLKDIHSSESVLENRKILLVDDDMRNVFALTSILEEKQVNIVVARDGAEAVEKVNSEPGIDLVLMDIMMPNMDGYEAMRQIRKNIQFRKLPIIALTAKAMKGDRNKCIEAGASDYLAKPVETDKLLSMLRVWLYK
- a CDS encoding diguanylate cyclase → MDKIKILIVDDIKENLYSLELLLEDEEMEIVTALSGQKALEKTLDNDFFLILMDVQMPGMNGYETAELLRGNSRTKNIPIIFITANNRDEDQLFKGYDAGAVDFLVKPLATQILKSKINVFRTFHTQQQELLRKTEELNGTISELEELQQELEEKNEQLKILSSRDGLTGLYNRRFFDIFLEEEWSRALRNKNSLAIIMGDIDEFKLFNDNYGHIKGDSCLEDVASIFNKAFHRSIDRVARYGGEEFIALLPQTDLAGAEALAENLLQSVRNEKIPHKGSGRGGFLTLSLGVSCVSPNKNLNAIDFLKCVDKSLYSAKNKGRDKWISEEYSS
- a CDS encoding chemotaxis protein CheB, which encodes MSRFNALVIGTSAGGLNALTRILPALDSDFPAPIIIVQHMSPDGSNFTASLLDRISKLTIKEGDEKEKLEPGTVYLAAPNYHLLIERDKTLSLSVDPKVNYSRPSIDVLFESAAEAYSDKLLGLILTGANNDGTMGAIKIIKFGGSVIVEDPDSAEASAMPLSVIENCKVDKILPLDEIADYLNIIIKEN